A region from the Nitrospira sp. genome encodes:
- a CDS encoding PAS domain S-box protein, whose product MSHPRSSAPTETQASDGITPERAALSTSSPAHRAAEAAQIGTWEWRLATGGIAWSPQADTIFGLSPGDFSGTFEGFLRLVHESDRPQLQAAIQTAIETRQPYHLDHRIVTPNGIIRWVSCRGRAVLDSDGHVAGMAGTTEDITRRKETELALLDLQATLEHRVRERTAGLERAVRDLQEEIERRQQTEAALKASEQRYHALYEHNPTMYFTLTPDGTVLSVNRFGAEELGYRESELVGQSVFAVFQAADHPTVLEQLRVCSQSPGRTFDWEIQKVRKDGHLLWVKERARAITGPDGNPIILIVCEDITEQRQTQELIRDRDQQLQATSQFLHTLVQESPLPIVSLDASARITSWNQAATRLFGWTKEEVLGRELPYVPPGQEAEADALWSYGTHHGIRGPLSLRRQRKDGKLLELLLWPVFVEDTSGQLKTAVGLYVDQSDLRRAEDACRHSEGRLRSFLNALDDLAFELDEHGVYLNVWTRNDDLLLLPRQEIVGKSMDEIHGREAGTHYRAILRRVLDSGTPESVEYSLHLNGRLRHFSAILSRIPASASTRATVACIVRDVSENRRSAEALHLSEQHLKSIIETSPECVKLVAADGTLLQMNAAGLAMIEADNVQDVIGRCIYPLIAESHRDAFRRMNEQVCRGQKESMEFEVVGLRGTRRWMETHAVPLRNPSDGTMAQLAITRDITDRKQTELALRESEQRFEIAFRSSPHPVLITELATGRCLEVNDTALQLFGFQRHEAVGQTTIAIELWPKPEDRTRFVTQLLETGTLRGVEFTFQTKDRRLRHCLVSSELIELNGTRCILTVGTDVTEKKEAEAALRESEERWQRFVADAPVGLVVVGADKHILSANKAFCALTGYTEQEVISHTYALYTHPDDLPKNLVLTDEFFTGQRQAYTYEKRYIRKNGEVIWVSVRASHLTVHGHDAPLVLAVVEDITDRKQALADRERISQDLHDNILQSLYAVGMQLEAGKLLAGKAPRKSKQHVTQAIRQLNHLVLEVRQFITDLTCRTAPTLDFTVALNQLAASCSSETRTAPELIIDPTALTVITPAIGEQLLSIAREALSNSVRHAGATHRAVSLTKTGRSIRLRVTDDGTGFDPGRKRRRGHGLANMAARARTIGAQFTLDSTPDRGTSVTIDVPTGEPHAC is encoded by the coding sequence ATGTCCCATCCCCGCTCTTCCGCGCCGACCGAGACCCAAGCCAGTGACGGCATCACGCCGGAACGCGCCGCGCTGTCGACTTCCTCCCCCGCCCACCGTGCAGCGGAGGCGGCGCAAATCGGCACATGGGAATGGCGGCTCGCCACCGGAGGAATCGCGTGGTCCCCGCAGGCTGATACGATTTTCGGGCTCTCGCCGGGCGATTTTTCCGGCACGTTCGAAGGATTCTTGCGCCTCGTGCATGAATCGGATCGGCCGCAGTTACAGGCGGCGATTCAGACCGCAATCGAAACCCGTCAGCCCTACCATCTCGACCATCGAATCGTCACGCCGAACGGAATCATCCGATGGGTCTCCTGTCGAGGCCGCGCGGTGCTGGACTCAGACGGCCACGTCGCAGGCATGGCGGGCACGACCGAAGATATCACCCGCCGGAAAGAAACCGAGCTGGCCCTTCTTGATCTACAAGCGACCCTGGAGCATCGTGTCAGGGAACGCACCGCCGGCCTCGAACGCGCCGTGCGTGACCTTCAGGAAGAGATCGAGCGGCGGCAACAGACTGAGGCCGCGCTGAAAGCCAGCGAACAACGGTATCACGCCCTCTACGAACACAACCCCACGATGTACTTCACCCTGACGCCTGACGGCACGGTCCTCTCTGTCAACCGGTTCGGGGCAGAAGAGTTGGGGTATCGCGAAAGCGAATTGGTCGGACAATCGGTATTCGCCGTGTTCCAAGCCGCGGATCATCCTACCGTGCTGGAACAACTCCGCGTGTGCTCACAGAGCCCGGGGCGAACTTTCGACTGGGAAATCCAAAAAGTCAGAAAGGACGGACACCTCCTCTGGGTCAAAGAACGGGCACGGGCCATCACCGGACCGGACGGGAACCCGATCATTCTCATTGTCTGTGAAGACATCACGGAACAGCGACAGACACAAGAACTCATCCGAGATCGGGATCAGCAATTACAAGCCACCTCGCAGTTCCTCCATACCCTGGTGCAGGAGTCTCCCCTTCCGATTGTCAGTCTCGATGCCAGCGCACGGATCACCAGCTGGAATCAAGCCGCCACCAGACTCTTCGGCTGGACGAAAGAGGAGGTCCTGGGCCGGGAACTTCCGTATGTCCCTCCTGGGCAGGAAGCAGAAGCCGATGCCCTCTGGAGCTACGGCACACACCACGGGATTCGTGGCCCGCTTTCGCTCCGCCGGCAGCGGAAAGACGGAAAGCTCCTGGAGCTGTTGTTGTGGCCGGTGTTCGTCGAAGATACCAGCGGACAGCTGAAGACAGCGGTCGGGCTCTACGTCGACCAGTCCGATCTCCGCCGGGCGGAAGATGCCTGCCGGCACAGTGAAGGACGGCTCCGGTCGTTCCTGAATGCGCTCGACGACCTGGCATTCGAATTGGACGAGCACGGCGTCTATCTGAATGTGTGGACGCGCAACGACGACCTTCTGCTGCTTCCCAGGCAGGAGATTGTCGGCAAATCGATGGACGAGATCCATGGCCGGGAGGCAGGAACCCATTACCGCGCCATCCTTCGCCGGGTCCTGGACTCGGGAACACCCGAGTCGGTCGAGTACTCGCTTCATTTAAACGGCCGGCTTCGACACTTCTCCGCCATCCTCAGCCGTATTCCGGCGAGTGCGAGCACCCGGGCCACCGTCGCCTGCATTGTCCGCGACGTCAGTGAGAATAGGCGCTCCGCGGAAGCCCTACACTTGAGCGAGCAGCACTTGAAGAGCATCATCGAAACCTCGCCGGAATGCGTCAAGCTGGTTGCGGCCGACGGGACATTGCTCCAAATGAACGCCGCGGGGCTGGCCATGATCGAGGCCGACAACGTGCAAGACGTGATCGGTCGCTGCATCTATCCGCTCATCGCGGAATCCCATCGCGATGCCTTTCGGAGGATGAATGAACAGGTCTGCAGGGGGCAGAAGGAATCCATGGAATTTGAGGTGGTGGGCCTGCGGGGGACCCGTCGTTGGATGGAAACCCATGCCGTACCGCTCCGCAATCCCTCCGACGGAACCATGGCTCAACTAGCGATCACGCGCGATATCACGGACCGCAAGCAAACCGAACTGGCGCTGCGTGAGAGTGAACAGCGCTTCGAGATTGCCTTCCGGTCAAGCCCCCATCCGGTGCTCATCACCGAATTGGCCACCGGCCGCTGCCTCGAAGTCAACGACACCGCGTTGCAGCTCTTTGGGTTCCAGCGCCATGAAGCGGTCGGACAGACCACCATCGCCATTGAACTGTGGCCGAAGCCGGAAGACCGGACGAGATTCGTCACGCAACTCCTGGAAACGGGAACTCTCCGAGGAGTGGAATTCACCTTCCAAACCAAAGACCGGCGCTTGCGGCACTGCCTGGTCTCGAGTGAATTGATCGAGCTCAACGGCACCAGATGCATCCTCACCGTCGGGACCGATGTCACGGAGAAGAAGGAAGCCGAAGCCGCTCTGCGGGAGAGCGAGGAACGCTGGCAGCGCTTCGTCGCCGACGCCCCGGTGGGGCTGGTCGTCGTCGGTGCCGACAAACACATCCTGAGCGCCAACAAAGCTTTTTGCGCGCTCACGGGCTATACCGAACAGGAGGTGATCAGCCATACCTACGCGCTCTACACCCATCCCGACGACCTGCCCAAGAATCTGGTGTTGACCGACGAGTTTTTCACAGGGCAGCGGCAGGCCTACACGTACGAGAAACGGTATATCCGAAAAAACGGCGAAGTCATCTGGGTGTCCGTCCGCGCGAGTCATCTCACCGTTCACGGGCACGATGCGCCGCTCGTGCTCGCGGTCGTGGAGGATATCACCGACCGCAAACAGGCCTTGGCCGATCGGGAGCGGATCAGCCAGGACCTGCACGACAATATTCTCCAATCCCTCTATGCCGTCGGCATGCAGCTCGAAGCGGGGAAACTGCTGGCGGGGAAAGCCCCGCGCAAATCCAAGCAGCATGTCACTCAAGCTATCCGGCAGTTGAACCATCTCGTCTTGGAAGTCCGGCAATTCATCACCGACCTGACCTGCCGCACGGCGCCGACACTGGATTTCACGGTGGCCCTGAACCAGCTCGCCGCCTCCTGCTCATCGGAAACTCGCACCGCGCCCGAGCTGATTATCGACCCCACTGCGCTCACGGTCATCACCCCGGCGATCGGCGAGCAGTTGCTGAGTATTGCGCGAGAAGCCTTGAGCAACAGTGTCCGCCATGCCGGCGCGACACACCGTGCTGTCAGCCTCACGAAGACCGGCCGCTCCATCCGGTTGCGCGTCACCGATGACGGCACAGGCTTTGACCCCGGCCGCAAACGCCGCCGCGGCCACGGACTGGCCAATATGGCCGCACGGGCCAGAACCATCGGCGCGCAGTTCACGCTCGACAGCACGCCGGACCGCGGCACCTCAGTCACGATCGACGTCCCCACAGGAGAGCCTCATGCCTGCTAA
- a CDS encoding response regulator transcription factor has product MPAKTKPSPIRLLIVDDHEVVRIGLGAVLDLTPGMKVIGQARSKADAIAQCRRTKADVVLLDIRLPDGSGIDAAREILSAHPKIRILFLTSFADEHTVLEAILSGAQGYVLKDIASAALIRAIKTVAAGQPLIDPRLATHTLSWMKHLPAGRPPAKRSLLSPQEQRILPHVAGGLTNKEIAQRLDLSEKTVKNYLANIYSKLQIGRRSQVAAMYAGSFKGSIPPLPSKSP; this is encoded by the coding sequence ATGCCTGCTAAAACGAAACCCTCGCCCATTCGCTTGCTGATCGTCGACGACCACGAGGTGGTGCGCATCGGGCTCGGCGCCGTGCTCGATCTGACACCGGGGATGAAAGTGATCGGCCAAGCCCGGAGTAAAGCCGATGCCATCGCGCAATGCCGTCGCACAAAGGCCGACGTCGTGTTGCTCGACATCCGCCTGCCGGACGGCAGCGGGATCGATGCCGCACGCGAGATTCTCTCGGCCCACCCCAAGATCCGTATCCTCTTTCTGACCAGCTTCGCGGATGAACACACCGTCCTTGAAGCGATTCTCTCCGGCGCCCAGGGCTATGTGCTGAAAGACATTGCCTCCGCCGCGCTGATCCGCGCCATCAAGACCGTCGCCGCCGGACAACCCTTGATCGACCCGCGCCTGGCCACCCATACGCTCTCGTGGATGAAGCACCTGCCGGCCGGCCGGCCCCCTGCCAAACGATCACTCCTCTCCCCCCAAGAGCAGCGCATCCTGCCCCATGTCGCCGGAGGCCTGACCAACAAGGAAATCGCGCAACGCCTGGATCTGAGCGAGAAGACCGTGAAAAATTATCTGGCGAACATCTACTCCAAACTCCAGATCGGACGGCGATCTCAAGTGGCCGCCATGTACGCCGGGAGTTTCAAGGGCTCTATACCGCCGCTGCCCTCCAAATCCCCCTAA
- a CDS encoding PAS domain S-box protein produces the protein MFDVSTFRLQDMTACSAALRQLGTDASSIEIAADRITRYLYTTLTTGPDEDPACVLVRLFKTHPYDRLSPELQALADARLGGKPANPGMKCLTLLASTGAVEGWNHPAQSSRFRVIPLSGPDALAKLPMFSQLFAQFHIDLPFLEQAGSSLLMDQYATTFNAFHVPQALGSPYVPGQTEFVVPFGIQSVFGFGGLLATGEMFTVILFANIPVTKDTADLCKAFALSTKLTLAPFEHNRLILPPTVTTSSVDQALATNQLASLQDRVATLESILAVQEHAVAIQSDRLAATLADEVRHGRELQEQSLRFETLSATSPVGIFETDANGSYLYTNDAWRTISGLSLAESLGEGWSRAIFAEDRPTVSTAWSQTAKTGGEFSLEFRMQRPDGTIRWVHARSRPLRNATDQVVGHVGTTEDITERKQKDAALRKSEARLREAQAMAHLGNWELDLVNDRLLWSDEIFRIFEIDQAQFSASYEAFLNAVHPDDRALVNEAYTRSVQNRTPYEIVHRLLMPDGRIKYVQERGGTHYDREGRPQRSAGTVQDITERREDQLQLQHSQALLNAVFDHLPNMVFVKDAKTLRFVEFNKAGERLTGFSREELLGKSDYDFFPQEEADFFTGKDRAVLASGAMLEIPEEEIQTKHRGIRILQTKKLPLYDTAGVPQYLLGISEDITDRRAAEVQFTQVFESSYVGMLMVADDGRITLANPQIEQTFGYRRDELIGQPVEILLPKRFRTTHHGQRMSFVASGASRPMAKGRELYGCRKDGREFPLEIGLTPVNTPQGHQVLASITDITDRKKSEASRFRLQQAVNHAQDGTALLDDTGEYIYMNPAHAAIYGYTVDELLGHSWKDLYHSEWASMIEQLYLPVLHADGQWQGEVVGKKKTGDAFHVDLSLTLLEEPGTGRQTILCTCRDITLRKRMERDLITAKEAAEAGIRTKSEFLATMSHEIRTPMNGVIGMTGLLLDTPLTPEQREYAETVRRSGEALLAIINDILDFSKIEAGKLALEIIEFDLRTTVEETLDLLAEPAQRKDLEVVGLVDGAVPADVKGDPGRLRQILTNLLGNAIKFTERGEVVLALSVLKESDRSVTLRFTVTDTGVGITPEGRARLFQSFSQADGSTTRRFGGTGLGLAISKQLVELMRGEIGADSLPGSGSTFWFTIELERPPHRPAPPTPAQDLAGLRVCLIDDNATNRLLLEHHARAWGMTHASAEDGPAGLALIQDAHQSGHPFDLAIIDMQMPGMDGMRLAEAINTATGATQTRLVLLTSLTRRGDAKLAQQRGFSAYLTKPIRQHQLYDSLRLVMGRTPAKTPQDSSLITLHSLAEAHARIDGRLLLAEDNVINQKVAVKMLEKLGCRVDVVADGREAVEACSRIPYALIFMDCQMPEMDGFEATRRIRQREGTARHTPIIAMTANAMASDREQCLAAGMDDYLSKPVHSVALADILARWVPAPGSTANTAESRPLRPVSDDTDATPPGRPDGCNP, from the coding sequence ATGTTCGACGTCTCCACATTCCGGCTCCAAGACATGACCGCCTGCAGTGCGGCCTTGCGACAGCTTGGGACCGATGCGTCTTCCATTGAAATCGCGGCAGACCGAATTACACGATACCTCTATACCACTCTGACGACCGGACCGGACGAAGATCCGGCCTGCGTCCTCGTACGGTTGTTCAAGACTCACCCCTACGACCGGCTCAGCCCCGAACTGCAAGCGCTGGCCGATGCCCGCCTTGGAGGCAAACCTGCCAATCCCGGCATGAAGTGCTTGACTCTGCTTGCCAGCACGGGAGCCGTTGAAGGCTGGAACCACCCGGCTCAATCCAGCCGCTTCCGCGTCATCCCGCTGAGCGGACCGGATGCCCTGGCCAAACTGCCGATGTTCTCCCAGCTCTTCGCCCAATTTCACATTGATCTGCCGTTTCTCGAACAAGCCGGCTCCTCCCTCTTGATGGATCAATACGCCACCACCTTCAACGCCTTCCATGTCCCACAGGCGCTCGGCAGTCCCTACGTGCCGGGCCAGACCGAATTCGTCGTGCCGTTTGGCATTCAATCCGTGTTCGGCTTCGGAGGGTTGCTCGCGACCGGCGAAATGTTCACAGTGATTCTCTTTGCGAACATTCCCGTCACGAAAGATACCGCCGACCTCTGTAAAGCGTTCGCCCTCTCAACCAAACTGACCCTGGCGCCATTCGAGCACAATCGGCTGATCCTTCCCCCAACAGTAACCACCTCGTCGGTCGATCAGGCATTGGCAACGAACCAGCTCGCCTCCTTGCAGGACCGTGTCGCGACCCTTGAATCGATTCTGGCCGTACAAGAGCATGCGGTTGCAATCCAATCCGACAGGCTCGCAGCAACTTTGGCGGACGAAGTCAGGCATGGACGGGAACTGCAGGAGCAGAGTTTGCGATTTGAAACCCTGTCGGCCACCTCCCCAGTCGGCATCTTTGAAACCGATGCGAATGGAAGCTATCTCTATACCAATGATGCTTGGCGGACGATCTCCGGGCTATCCCTCGCAGAGAGCTTGGGCGAAGGGTGGAGTCGAGCCATTTTTGCGGAGGATCGCCCCACAGTGTCTACGGCCTGGAGTCAGACCGCGAAGACTGGGGGAGAATTTTCGCTTGAGTTCAGGATGCAACGGCCCGACGGGACGATCCGCTGGGTGCATGCCCGCTCACGCCCGTTGAGGAACGCGACCGATCAAGTGGTCGGCCATGTCGGCACCACGGAAGACATCACCGAAAGAAAGCAGAAGGACGCGGCGCTGCGCAAAAGCGAAGCCCGACTGCGGGAAGCCCAGGCCATGGCGCATCTGGGAAACTGGGAACTGGATCTGGTGAACGACCGGCTGCTGTGGTCGGACGAAATCTTCCGGATCTTTGAGATCGACCAGGCGCAGTTCAGCGCCTCCTACGAGGCCTTTCTCAACGCCGTCCATCCCGACGACCGGGCGCTCGTGAATGAGGCCTACACGCGCTCGGTGCAGAACCGCACCCCCTACGAGATCGTCCATCGGCTGCTGATGCCGGATGGACGAATCAAGTATGTGCAGGAACGCGGCGGGACGCACTACGATCGCGAGGGGCGGCCACAACGCTCAGCGGGCACGGTGCAAGACATCACGGAACGACGGGAAGACCAGCTGCAACTGCAGCACTCCCAGGCGTTGCTGAATGCGGTGTTCGACCACCTGCCCAATATGGTGTTTGTGAAGGATGCCAAGACTCTGCGCTTCGTTGAATTCAATAAGGCGGGCGAGCGCCTCACCGGCTTTTCGCGCGAGGAATTGCTGGGGAAATCGGACTACGATTTCTTTCCCCAAGAAGAGGCCGACTTCTTTACCGGCAAAGACCGCGCCGTCCTGGCCAGCGGCGCCATGCTGGAAATTCCCGAGGAAGAGATTCAGACCAAACACCGGGGCATCCGCATCCTGCAGACCAAAAAGCTCCCGCTGTACGATACCGCCGGCGTGCCGCAGTATCTCTTAGGCATTTCCGAAGACATCACCGATCGGAGAGCCGCCGAAGTACAGTTCACGCAGGTGTTCGAATCGAGTTACGTCGGCATGTTGATGGTGGCGGACGACGGAAGGATCACTCTGGCGAACCCCCAGATAGAACAAACGTTCGGCTATCGCCGCGACGAACTGATCGGACAACCGGTGGAGATCCTTCTTCCGAAACGCTTCCGAACGACCCATCATGGTCAACGAATGTCGTTCGTAGCCTCAGGGGCGTCCAGACCGATGGCCAAAGGCCGAGAACTCTACGGATGCCGCAAGGATGGAAGGGAGTTTCCCCTTGAGATCGGGTTGACTCCGGTCAATACCCCGCAAGGGCATCAGGTGCTCGCCTCGATTACCGATATCACCGACCGTAAGAAGAGCGAGGCGTCCCGATTCAGACTCCAGCAAGCCGTCAATCACGCGCAAGACGGGACGGCGCTGCTCGACGACACCGGCGAGTACATCTACATGAACCCGGCGCACGCCGCGATCTATGGTTATACTGTCGACGAACTGCTCGGTCACAGCTGGAAAGACCTCTACCACTCAGAATGGGCGTCCATGATTGAGCAGCTTTATCTCCCTGTCCTGCACGCGGACGGGCAGTGGCAAGGCGAAGTGGTGGGGAAAAAGAAAACCGGTGACGCGTTCCATGTGGATCTCTCGCTGACCCTCTTGGAAGAACCCGGCACAGGCCGACAGACCATCCTCTGTACCTGTCGAGATATCACCCTCCGTAAACGGATGGAACGCGATCTCATCACCGCGAAGGAGGCCGCGGAGGCAGGCATCCGGACAAAGTCCGAGTTCCTCGCCACCATGAGCCACGAAATCCGCACGCCGATGAACGGGGTCATCGGCATGACCGGACTCTTGCTCGACACTCCGTTAACGCCAGAACAGCGCGAGTATGCGGAAACGGTCCGGCGGTCCGGTGAGGCCCTTTTGGCGATCATCAACGACATCCTCGACTTCTCGAAAATCGAAGCCGGGAAACTGGCGCTCGAAATCATCGAGTTCGATCTGCGCACAACCGTCGAAGAGACGCTCGACCTCCTGGCTGAACCGGCTCAACGCAAAGACCTGGAAGTGGTGGGACTTGTCGATGGCGCGGTGCCGGCGGACGTGAAAGGCGATCCAGGGCGTCTCCGCCAAATTCTCACCAACCTGCTTGGAAACGCCATCAAGTTCACCGAGCGGGGAGAAGTCGTCCTCGCCCTGTCCGTGCTGAAGGAATCGGATCGATCTGTCACGCTCCGATTCACCGTGACGGATACCGGCGTGGGCATCACGCCGGAAGGCCGCGCCAGATTGTTCCAATCCTTCAGCCAAGCCGATGGATCGACCACCAGGAGGTTTGGCGGAACGGGCCTGGGATTGGCTATTTCCAAACAACTCGTGGAGTTGATGCGGGGTGAGATCGGAGCGGACAGCCTGCCGGGATCCGGAAGCACATTTTGGTTCACCATCGAATTGGAACGTCCGCCGCACAGACCGGCTCCTCCGACGCCGGCCCAGGACCTGGCTGGGCTCCGCGTCTGTCTGATCGACGACAATGCGACGAACCGCTTGTTGCTCGAACATCATGCGCGCGCGTGGGGCATGACGCATGCGTCCGCCGAAGACGGACCGGCGGGCCTGGCGCTCATTCAGGACGCGCATCAATCGGGCCATCCATTCGACCTGGCGATCATCGATATGCAGATGCCTGGCATGGACGGGATGCGGCTGGCCGAAGCGATCAACACCGCGACGGGCGCCACGCAAACCAGGCTGGTGCTGCTGACCTCCCTCACCCGGCGCGGCGATGCCAAGCTGGCGCAGCAGCGAGGATTCTCCGCATACCTCACCAAACCGATTCGCCAACACCAGCTCTACGACTCCCTCCGGCTGGTCATGGGGCGCACTCCCGCCAAGACGCCGCAGGATTCGTCGTTGATCACCCTCCATAGCCTGGCGGAAGCCCATGCGCGGATCGACGGACGCCTCTTGCTGGCGGAAGACAACGTCATCAACCAGAAAGTCGCCGTCAAGATGCTGGAGAAGCTCGGGTGCCGCGTCGATGTCGTCGCCGATGGCCGGGAAGCGGTCGAAGCCTGCTCCCGCATCCCGTACGCATTGATTTTCATGGACTGCCAGATGCCTGAAATGGACGGATTCGAAGCCACCCGACGCATCAGACAGCGGGAAGGAACCGCTCGCCACACCCCGATTATCGCCATGACGGCAAACGCCATGGCAAGTGACCGCGAACAATGTCTGGCTGCCGGAATGGACGATTATCTGAGTAAACCCGTCCACTCCGTGGCCTTGGCCGACATCCTCGCCCGCTGGGTTCCTGCGCCGGGTTCAACCGCCAACACAGCAGAGAGCCGCCCATTGCGTCCGGTCTCCGATGATACGGACGCTACGCCTCCGGGCAGACCGGATGGGTGTAACCCATGA
- a CDS encoding response regulator, whose protein sequence is MSILIVEDNPVNATLLALMLRGGGYQTVVAKNGKEALAAATETPGLQLIITDYMMPEMDGLEFIAKVKTLPAWRPVPILIASAQADLDTVKQAQALQCAGFLVKPIDKTQLLRRVAELIRAQPALLQPQQQAMDQLECGLADYRELIRTFAAQVTATIPIVVLELDDSDQPFSDNLRRRLSDLAESAAMLGAEKFVQWQAQSVANGHPARAQGRALQTLLQELEGALLARVPPQPDTQPPA, encoded by the coding sequence ATGTCTATTCTGATCGTGGAAGACAATCCGGTCAACGCCACGCTGCTCGCGCTCATGCTGCGGGGGGGGGGGTACCAGACCGTCGTCGCGAAAAACGGCAAGGAGGCCCTGGCGGCGGCCACGGAGACTCCCGGCCTTCAGCTGATCATCACCGACTACATGATGCCAGAAATGGACGGGCTGGAGTTTATCGCAAAGGTCAAGACCTTGCCGGCCTGGCGCCCTGTTCCGATCCTGATCGCATCGGCGCAAGCCGATCTCGACACCGTCAAACAAGCGCAGGCCTTACAATGCGCCGGCTTTCTGGTGAAACCCATCGACAAAACGCAGCTGCTCAGGCGCGTGGCGGAGCTGATCCGCGCGCAGCCGGCCCTGTTGCAGCCTCAACAGCAGGCGATGGACCAGCTGGAATGCGGTCTGGCAGACTACCGCGAACTGATCCGGACGTTTGCGGCGCAAGTAACCGCCACGATCCCGATCGTGGTATTGGAGCTCGACGACTCGGACCAGCCCTTCTCCGACAATCTACGCCGGCGGCTCAGCGACCTTGCGGAGAGCGCGGCCATGCTGGGGGCGGAGAAATTTGTCCAGTGGCAGGCGCAGAGCGTTGCGAATGGACACCCGGCCCGGGCGCAGGGCCGCGCCTTGCAAACACTCCTGCAAGAATTGGAGGGCGCGCTCCTGGCCCGTGTGCCGCCGCAACCGGATACTCAGCCGCCTGCGTGA
- a CDS encoding TIGR00645 family protein produces the protein MSSEHSSPSHTPTRSHRTPVAQIEHLFELVVFASRWIQAPLYGGLIVAELLYAYKFLIELWEMVRHINQQEETIFMLGVLGLIDVTMVANLLTMVIIGGYATFVSKLDLEEHPDRPDWLTHIDPGTIKIKLAASLIGISSIHLLKSFVNIHNENYDDIKWKIFIHLTFLGSAILLAWTDKIMQRDKKH, from the coding sequence ATGTCCAGCGAGCATTCGTCCCCGTCCCATACTCCGACACGATCGCACCGGACCCCGGTTGCCCAGATCGAACATCTGTTTGAACTCGTCGTCTTTGCCAGCCGCTGGATTCAAGCGCCGCTGTATGGAGGGCTCATCGTCGCGGAGCTGCTCTACGCCTACAAGTTTTTGATCGAGCTTTGGGAGATGGTCCGGCATATCAATCAGCAGGAAGAGACCATCTTCATGCTGGGCGTGCTGGGATTGATCGACGTCACCATGGTGGCGAATCTGCTCACCATGGTCATCATCGGCGGGTATGCCACCTTCGTCAGCAAGTTGGATCTGGAAGAGCATCCGGATCGGCCGGACTGGCTGACGCACATCGACCCCGGCACAATTAAGATCAAGCTGGCGGCGTCGCTGATCGGCATTTCGAGCATCCACCTCTTGAAATCGTTCGTGAACATCCACAACGAAAACTACGACGACATCAAATGGAAAATCTTCATCCACCTCACCTTTCTCGGCTCCGCCATTCTCCTGGCCTGGACCGATAAGATTATGCAGAGAGACAAGAAGCACTGA